Sequence from the Synechococcales cyanobacterium T60_A2020_003 genome:
CTCGCCAAAATGCGCTCCTTAAACAGGAAGTGCAAACGATCGTACAGTCCGCTTTGAACCTGCAACAGGTGATTGCTCCTCAAAATTCGGTGCAGAGATTTGATCCGCCGCCCGCAGAGGTCATGCCTCCCGCGATCGCCCCTAATTTTGCACCTAAGGTTTCCTATGAATCTCCAGAACCTCGATTGAGCGATCGCCCTGCTCCAGCGCCAGACCAGGCACCATCTGCCAAAGTCTCAAAAATGGGGAAAGCACCGGACGTTACACCAGTGCCCTCGCCAGCCTCTTTAAACCTCGCAGATTTACCGACGATTGATCAGGCTGAGACCTTTTTCACCGAGCACCCCGAATCCCCCCACGCCCTTGAGAAAGAGCCTCGCCAACTGAGTGGCCTCTGGCTATTGCTCATTGTCCTAACCATTATGGTCACTGCGTTTACCGCCGGATTTTTGGTTATGCGTCCAATTCTACTGAAGAACAGTCAATAAGGCTTCGATCGTGATTGTTCAACGACAGCAAAGCTGCTGGGTCACCTGATGGCGGTAGGTAAACAGACGCTTCAGCTCTTGCTGCACGTAGCCATTGCCCAAGCAGTATCCAACTAATCCTCCGGGTAGGGTGTAGGTGATTACATCCGTCAGGCAAGTGCGATCGCCCTCAAGGGCTTCAAAACAATGACGATGTACCCATTGGTCAAACGGGCCTTGCACTTGCTCGTCGGTGAATAAATAGGGGCGATCGCATTCAATGTGCTGGGCAAGCCACTGGACAGGGATCGGCCCAAACCACAGGCGGAATTCTGATACTGCTCCAACGTCTAAACCACCCTCCCGGCGCACCACCTCTACCGATTGCCAGGATGGAGTCAGCACATTGAGCACGTCAGGACGTTCATGAAACTGCCAGATAACGTCAATCGGTGCGTCAATTACAGAGGAATACGAAAAACTTGGCATTTACCGATCCTCCACGAGTAAGCGATCAATCAGTTCCGCTACCCCAGCCCCCCGTGTGGTAGCGGTAACCCAATGTACCTGAGCTTTGAGGTCGTCTAGGGCATTACTGACCGCTACCGAAAAGCCGCATAACTCCAAGAAGACGGCATCGTTTTCGGCATCCCCAACACCAACCGTGGCGGCATGGGGAATCCCGATTTCCTCTAGAGCCGCATTTAATCCGTGGGCTTTGTCAATTCCTTCGGGCAAAATCATGACTGCCCCTTTATTCCTGATGATCTGAAGATGATCTAGACTTAGCACCTCAATCAACTCTTGAACCGTTGCGACATGGGGAACCCACGTGGCCACAATGATGCGACCAACGGCGAGCATCTTCAGGTTTTGCTGTTTAACTAAGGTTTGAAATTCTGGCGGAATCTGACCTTCGGGTGTGCTTTGGAGAATGCGATCGCTCAATTGACTCACAAACTCTGGATGGGGTGGTTCTGCCAATAGTCGCTCTGCCCCCGTTTCAGGGAAGTACAGCACTGCGCCATTTTCTACCACTACTAGATCAAAGAGATCCATGTGGGAAAACACGCTCAAGAAGTCATCCATGCGTCGCCCGGTGATTAGGATTAGCTTGCGACCTGATGCCTTCCAACGCCGAAGGGCATCTAAAGTGATTGAATCAACAACGCCGTCAGTGGCTAGGGTTCCATCATAGTCTGTTGCTGGAGCTAGGTATTGCATGGGCAATGGGGTAGGTGAACGCTACCTATCATATCGCCAGCATTCCGCTGATGTAGGATGAACATTTTTTTGAAATCCCGTCCCGTTTTCCATGCGTTGTAAATGATTAACAGCTAGCGATCGCCCCTCGTCTCGATTAGATAAGCTCCAGTATTTGCAGTCTATACAGGACTAGAACGAGGACTATATCCACATGTACCTAATTTAAGAAGGGAGTTTTCCCGAAGCAAAACTCCCTTTCGTCAGCAGTTTCGTTAAACAGCAAGCTATTAGGACAGCGTTCCTGCGGGGATTCCTAAAATATCTTCAATCTTAGGCATTTCCTCTAGCGGAACTACACGCCCCTCATCTTCAAATCCTGGAATCTGATCAAAGTTGAGATAGCGATAGAGATCCGCCGCAAAGGGATCGAGCTTCTTGGTCACAATCTCTAGGTATTCCTCAACGGTCGGAATGCGACCCAACAGTGCACAAACCGCCGCCAGTTCCGCAGAACCGAGATAAACCCGCGCATCTTTACCCATGCGGTTATTGAAGTTACGGGTCGAGGTGGAGAAGACCGTCACGCCATCCGCGACTCGTGCCTGGTTACCCATACAGAGAGAACATCCCGGCATTTCCGTTCGCGCACCTACCGAGGCAAACGTACCGTAGTATCCCTCTTCCCGAAGCTGCTTCTCATCCATGCGGGTTGGGGGACAGATCCAGAGCCGGACGTTGACCTGGGGCGCACCTTCCAGGATCTTAGCCGCAGCGCGATAGTGTCCAATGTTGGTCATGCAGGAACCAATAAAGACCTCGTGGATC
This genomic interval carries:
- a CDS encoding SRPBCC family protein; this translates as MPSFSYSSVIDAPIDVIWQFHERPDVLNVLTPSWQSVEVVRREGGLDVGAVSEFRLWFGPIPVQWLAQHIECDRPYLFTDEQVQGPFDQWVHRHCFEALEGDRTCLTDVITYTLPGGLVGYCLGNGYVQQELKRLFTYRHQVTQQLCCR
- a CDS encoding HAD family phosphatase, producing the protein MQYLAPATDYDGTLATDGVVDSITLDALRRWKASGRKLILITGRRMDDFLSVFSHMDLFDLVVVENGAVLYFPETGAERLLAEPPHPEFVSQLSDRILQSTPEGQIPPEFQTLVKQQNLKMLAVGRIIVATWVPHVATVQELIEVLSLDHLQIIRNKGAVMILPEGIDKAHGLNAALEEIGIPHAATVGVGDAENDAVFLELCGFSVAVSNALDDLKAQVHWVTATTRGAGVAELIDRLLVEDR
- a CDS encoding aconitate hydratase B produces the protein MEAWLANPTLMAADAEAEYADVIEVDLNQIKEPIVAAPNDPDNIKLMSECAGDPIHEVFIGSCMTNIGHYRAAAKILEGAPQVNVRLWICPPTRMDEKQLREEGYYGTFASVGARTEMPGCSLCMGNQARVADGVTVFSTSTRNFNNRMGKDARVYLGSAELAAVCALLGRIPTVEEYLEIVTKKLDPFAADLYRYLNFDQIPGFEDEGRVVPLEEMPKIEDILGIPAGTLS